A single Buteo buteo chromosome 17, bButBut1.hap1.1, whole genome shotgun sequence DNA region contains:
- the NT5C1B gene encoding cytosolic 5'-nucleotidase 1B translates to MSGSGPEATQPGDGAEVRLQEAEQDWAAAKAFYDNLASKRPRPPKPQHAITVAVSSRALFDLVEERRIYEEHGLEKYVEYQQDNENVTLKPGPAFYFVKALEHVNARLLELYPDDEERFDIVLMTNNHAQVGVRLINSINHYGLTIERFCMTGGKSPIGYLTAYLTNLYLSADSEKVQEAIEAGIASATMFAANKDVAYSDTQLRVAFDGDAVLFSDESEQIVKEQGLDRFFEHEQLNENKPLAQGPLKGFLEDLGKLQKKFYAKNERLNCPIRTFLVTARSAASSGARVLKTLRSWGLEVDEALFLAGAPKGPILVKIRPHIFFDDQMFHIEGAQKLGTIAAHVPYGIAQKYHKST, encoded by the exons ATGAGCGGCTCCGGCCCGGAGGCGACCCAGCCCGGCGACGGCGCGGAGGTGCGGCTGCAGGAGGCCGAGCAGGACTGGGCGGCCGCCAAGGCTTTCTACGACAACCTGGCTTCCAAGAGACCCCGGCCG CCCAAGCCCCAGCACGCCATCACGGTAGCCGTCTCGTCCCGAGCCCTCTTCGACCTGGTGGAGGAGCGGCGGATCTACGAGGAGCACGGCTTGGAGAAGTACGTGGAGTACCAGCAGGACAACGAGAACGTCACCCTCAAACCCGGACCGGCTTTCTACTTCGTCAAG GCACTGGAGCATGTCAATGCCCGGCTTCTTGAGCTGTACCCTGATGATGAAGAACGATTCGATATTGTTCTGATGACTAATAACCATGCCCAAGTGGGAGTGAGACTGATAAACAGCATCAATCACTATg GCTTAACAATTGAACGTTTCTGTATGACGGGAGGAAAAAGTCCTATTGGTTACCTGACTGCGTACCTTACGAACTTGTACCTCTCAGCAGACTCTGAAAAAGTGCAAGAAGCTATAGAAGCAG GCATCGCATCAGCTACGATGTTCGCTGCCAACAAAGATGTTGCATACTCGGATACACAGTTGAGAGTAGCATTTGATGGAGATGCGGTTCTCTTTTCTGATGAATCAGAACAGATTGTCAAAGAGCAAGGATTAGATAGATTTTTTGAACATGAACAGCTGAATGAAAATAAGCCTCTTGCACAG GGTCCTTTGAAAGGTTTTCTGGAAGACCTAGGGAAACTCCAGAAGAAGTTCTATGCGAAAAACGAACGATTAAATTGTCCTATAAGGACCTTCCTGGTCACAGCCAGAAGTGCAGCAAGCTCTGGAGCCAGAGTGCTGAAGACTCTTCGTAGCTGGGGTCTGGAGGTTGATGAGGCACTTTTCCTAGCGGGAGCTCCTAAAGGACCGATCCTGGTGAAAATCCGCCCTCATATTTTCTTTGATGACCAGATGTTTCACATCGAAGGAGCACAGAAATTAGGCACCATAGCTGCACATGTTCCCTATGGCATTGCTCAGAAATACCACAAATCCACATGA